From a region of the Candidatus Zixiibacteriota bacterium genome:
- a CDS encoding DinB family protein: protein MKLSDLFSNYDTVRKEMRAAVVGLTQEQLDWRTGLHPWSVADILRHIVETEAWWIECVALEQDWCDGDDDPFGETHTPEQILEVLDKYFEVTREWLESQTSDDWDETFYLIKDVGEKVSKRWLSWHVVEHQARHRGQLFMLMHMQGLEVPHV, encoded by the coding sequence ATGAAGCTATCGGATCTGTTTTCCAACTACGACACGGTGCGTAAGGAAATGCGTGCCGCGGTGGTCGGTCTGACGCAGGAACAGCTTGACTGGCGCACGGGGCTGCATCCCTGGTCGGTTGCTGATATCCTCCGGCACATCGTTGAGACCGAAGCCTGGTGGATTGAATGTGTCGCTCTTGAGCAGGACTGGTGCGACGGCGACGACGATCCGTTTGGAGAGACCCATACTCCGGAGCAGATTCTCGAGGTGCTCGATAAGTACTTCGAGGTGACCCGCGAATGGCTCGAATCGCAAACAAGCGATGACTGGGATGAGACGTTCTATCTGATCAAGGATGTCGGTGAGAAGGTATCCAAGCGCTGGTTGAGCTGGCATGTGGTGGAGCATCAGGCACGTCATCGCGGACAGCTTTTTATGCTGATGCACATGCAGGGACTGGAGGTCCCCCATGTCTAA
- a CDS encoding tetratricopeptide repeat protein has translation MQQKVKLTKRQIKEDKFTIFMLKSRGWFQDNWQFVTIGLVVVILLSVAVVYYAQSRVTSDEEAAAKFAEAVAYYRRGNTQEASMRLQTIVSEHSSSSLADEATYLLGNLNLRSRNYSEATRYYEIYLKETKGFPMTRAAAAAGIAVAYENQSMFTEAADYYLKAIKAYPDGPLDGDYSLALMRCYLETEQENLAREQLDHVTKSYQGTELANRAIRIFQEKYPG, from the coding sequence ATGCAACAGAAGGTCAAGCTGACCAAGCGGCAGATAAAAGAAGATAAGTTCACCATCTTCATGCTCAAGTCACGGGGATGGTTTCAGGACAATTGGCAGTTTGTGACGATCGGACTGGTTGTCGTGATTTTGCTTTCGGTAGCAGTGGTCTATTATGCGCAATCGCGAGTGACCAGCGATGAAGAAGCGGCCGCGAAATTCGCTGAGGCCGTTGCTTACTACCGCAGGGGAAACACCCAGGAAGCATCGATGCGCTTGCAAACGATCGTTAGCGAACACAGTAGTAGTTCGTTGGCGGACGAAGCAACCTATCTTCTCGGTAATTTGAATCTTCGTTCACGCAACTATTCGGAAGCTACTCGCTATTATGAGATATATCTCAAGGAAACGAAAGGTTTTCCTATGACAAGAGCTGCGGCCGCAGCCGGTATCGCCGTTGCCTATGAAAACCAGTCAATGTTTACCGAGGCCGCCGATTATTATCTCAAAGCGATAAAAGCATATCCTGATGGGCCGCTTGACGGCGATTACAGTCTGGCGCTCATGCGTTGCTATCTAGAAACGGAACAAGAAAACCTGGCTCGTGAACAGCTCGATCACGTAACGAAATCGTACCAAGGGACCGAGTTGGCTAATCGGGCGATCAGGATCTTTCAGGAAAAGTATCCGGGGTAA
- a CDS encoding MerR family transcriptional regulator codes for MTKVDANEKLYYSISEVARITGLEPYVLRYWEKEFSMLRPRKNRGGSRMYTSKDIELINRINHLRTKEKLTIAGARAKLTMRRPSEQVEEVKTSARTKTLIGQIRKDIEDLLKDLA; via the coding sequence ATGACAAAAGTTGATGCTAACGAGAAACTGTATTATTCCATAAGTGAGGTAGCCCGGATCACGGGACTGGAGCCGTATGTCCTTCGGTATTGGGAGAAGGAGTTCTCCATGCTGCGACCGCGCAAGAATCGGGGTGGCAGTCGGATGTACACTTCCAAGGATATCGAGTTGATCAATCGGATCAACCATCTCCGGACCAAGGAAAAGCTGACCATCGCCGGCGCCCGGGCTAAATTGACCATGCGGCGTCCTTCGGAGCAGGTGGAGGAGGTTAAAACCTCAGCTCGAACAAAAACCCTGATTGGGCAAATTCGCAAGGATATCGAGGACCTGCTCAAAGATTTAGCTTGA
- a CDS encoding acylphosphatase — MNSVAAELRVIGYVQGVGFRYFCYRKAVGLGILGWVRNEPDGSVALFAEGDRDAVEAFIAELKSGSSTSAISEVSVTWTKPTGQFHDFNISMSRYKDRDYD, encoded by the coding sequence TTGAATTCAGTCGCGGCCGAACTCCGCGTTATTGGTTATGTCCAGGGAGTTGGTTTCCGTTATTTCTGTTATCGTAAGGCAGTGGGACTGGGGATCCTGGGCTGGGTGCGCAACGAGCCGGATGGCTCGGTGGCGCTCTTTGCTGAAGGAGATCGGGATGCTGTCGAGGCGTTTATCGCCGAGTTGAAAAGCGGATCGTCTACCTCGGCAATATCGGAAGTCTCCGTAACATGGACTAAACCTACCGGACAATTCCACGATTTCAATATCAGTATGTCACGTTATAAAGACAGGGATTATGACTGA
- a CDS encoding M48 family metallopeptidase, with the protein MPRFFAVTALLLLLAACATTGPGGQKSLIIIPTSQEVSIGAGMAQQVEAEEKVLADPQWQAYINEVGQKIVAVCDRHDIEYHFTVIESDQVNAFAAPGGYIYFYTGLLKQMDSEAQVAAVMAHEISHVVARHGIKRLQTSLGVAAAYELVFGDEGASQVLGTAISAGMNLLLADYSRDNEREADQYGIHYMVKAGYDPAGALGMFEKLAALGAQQGEASSFEKLVSTHPETQERIANATKQIAEMKPLPPGLSSGTERYQSMKRRLH; encoded by the coding sequence TTGCCTAGATTCTTCGCTGTCACGGCATTATTGCTGTTGCTGGCGGCATGTGCCACGACCGGTCCCGGGGGGCAGAAGTCGCTTATCATTATTCCAACCTCCCAGGAAGTCTCTATTGGCGCCGGTATGGCTCAGCAAGTTGAAGCCGAGGAGAAGGTCCTGGCCGATCCGCAATGGCAGGCTTATATCAATGAAGTGGGGCAGAAGATCGTAGCTGTCTGTGACCGTCATGATATTGAATATCATTTTACAGTCATAGAGTCGGATCAAGTCAATGCTTTCGCGGCTCCCGGTGGCTATATCTATTTCTATACGGGCTTGCTTAAGCAGATGGACTCCGAAGCACAAGTGGCGGCCGTAATGGCTCATGAGATATCACATGTGGTTGCGCGGCACGGTATCAAGCGGTTACAGACATCGTTGGGGGTAGCGGCGGCCTATGAACTGGTCTTTGGAGATGAGGGCGCCAGTCAGGTGCTGGGAACAGCTATTAGTGCCGGGATGAACCTTCTGTTGGCCGATTATTCCCGTGACAACGAACGAGAAGCCGACCAGTATGGAATTCATTATATGGTCAAGGCCGGCTATGATCCGGCAGGTGCTCTTGGTATGTTCGAGAAGTTAGCGGCGCTCGGAGCTCAGCAGGGGGAAGCCAGTAGTTTTGAAAAACTGGTTTCAACTCATCCCGAGACACAAGAGCGAATCGCTAACGCAACCAAACAAATCGCTGAGATGAAACCACTACCTCCCGGATTAAGCTCCGGAACGGAGCGTTATCAATCAATGAAACGCAGATTGCATTAG
- a CDS encoding NAD(P)H-dependent glycerol-3-phosphate dehydrogenase: MFNKVAILGAGSWGMAIAKVLDDNGADVILWEFDRNEYNRLVADRGLEEKLAGFRLAESIDLTNDRDEAIDGADLIVLAIPSQSMRAALGGLKNRLAPDTPLVSLAKGIENESLQRMSEVIAVQTGVMADRIATLSGPSHAEEVAREMPTSVVVGSVSEILAEKLQERFSNQYFRMYTCDDVVGVELGGSLKNIIAIGVGITDGLGMGDNTRGALISRGLAEMVRLGTVLGAQPETFAGLSGLGDLITTCISRHSRNRHVGEKIGQGQKLADILKAMHMVAEGVATTRSGYMLSQKYDVEMPITEQVYQVLFEDKPPSAAVSDLMGRKLKAEIWR; the protein is encoded by the coding sequence ATGTTCAATAAGGTAGCGATACTGGGAGCCGGATCCTGGGGGATGGCGATAGCCAAGGTGCTCGATGACAACGGCGCCGATGTAATTCTCTGGGAATTCGACCGCAACGAATACAACCGCCTGGTAGCGGATCGCGGACTCGAAGAAAAGCTGGCCGGATTCAGGCTGGCGGAGAGTATCGATCTGACCAACGACCGCGATGAGGCGATCGATGGGGCCGATCTGATCGTGCTGGCGATACCGTCGCAGTCCATGCGTGCCGCTCTTGGCGGATTAAAAAATCGTCTCGCTCCGGATACACCTTTGGTGAGTCTGGCAAAGGGGATCGAAAACGAATCGTTGCAGCGAATGTCGGAAGTGATTGCCGTACAGACCGGAGTGATGGCGGACCGGATAGCCACGCTGTCGGGGCCGTCACACGCCGAGGAAGTGGCCAGGGAAATGCCGACCTCAGTCGTGGTCGGGAGTGTGTCGGAAATCCTGGCTGAGAAACTCCAGGAACGGTTCAGCAATCAGTATTTTCGGATGTATACCTGTGATGATGTGGTCGGAGTGGAACTGGGCGGTTCGCTCAAGAATATCATCGCGATCGGGGTGGGAATTACCGACGGCCTCGGAATGGGAGACAACACACGCGGGGCATTGATCTCTCGAGGTCTGGCTGAGATGGTACGGTTGGGAACCGTGCTCGGAGCGCAGCCGGAAACATTCGCCGGACTGTCGGGACTCGGTGATCTGATTACCACCTGTATTAGTCGTCACAGTCGCAATCGCCATGTGGGGGAGAAGATCGGCCAGGGGCAAAAGCTCGCCGATATTCTCAAGGCGATGCACATGGTAGCCGAAGGAGTCGCGACCACGCGCTCGGGTTACATGCTCTCTCAGAAATATGATGTAGAGATGCCGATAACGGAGCAGGTGTACCAGGTTTTGTTTGAAGATAAGCCGCCCTCGGCTGCAGTCAGCGATCTGATGGGTCGCAAGCTGAAAGCCGAGATTTGGCGTTAA
- a CDS encoding glycosyltransferase family 2 protein, with translation MNTMNTTHYNHTLVLIPAYNAAQYLPELLHRLRQHVNDDDLLVVNDGSSDETAAILADQSVRYITFRENQGKGAALKAGFEYAMEHEYRSVLTIDADLQHLPEEVPRFLAEDDGQRLVLGVRVIKPKVMPFARWLSNNLTSIIVSVFSSQRVRDSQSGYRLIPIWLLRALRLRRIGYDFESELLFKAGALGCPVVEVPISTVYEGSPSFINPMADTLRFVRLMWKRVWA, from the coding sequence ATGAATACGATGAATACGACTCATTATAATCATACCCTGGTGCTGATTCCGGCCTACAACGCCGCACAATATCTGCCGGAGTTGCTTCATCGTCTGCGACAGCATGTCAACGATGATGATTTGCTGGTAGTGAACGACGGCTCCTCCGATGAAACCGCCGCCATTCTTGCCGATCAAAGCGTTCGGTATATAACATTCCGCGAAAACCAGGGGAAAGGGGCGGCACTCAAGGCTGGATTCGAGTACGCCATGGAACATGAGTATCGCTCGGTGTTGACGATCGATGCCGATCTCCAGCACCTGCCCGAGGAGGTGCCGCGCTTTCTGGCCGAGGACGACGGACAACGTCTGGTGCTGGGGGTGCGCGTGATCAAGCCGAAAGTGATGCCGTTCGCGCGCTGGCTCTCGAACAATCTCACTTCAATCATCGTCTCGGTTTTTTCGTCACAGCGGGTGCGGGATTCACAATCCGGCTATCGCCTTATTCCGATCTGGCTGTTGAGGGCGTTGCGCCTGCGCCGGATCGGGTATGATTTCGAATCGGAACTGCTCTTCAAGGCGGGGGCGCTGGGTTGCCCGGTAGTAGAGGTGCCGATCTCAACCGTCTACGAGGGCTCGCCTTCATTCATCAATCCTATGGCTGACACCCTTCGTTTCGTCCGCCTGATGTGGAAGAGAGTGTGGGCGTAG
- the surE gene encoding 5'/3'-nucleotidase SurE produces MSKRKLRILLTNDDGYFSDGIRALREELLTEAEVFVVAPDREQSASSHSLTLNRPLRIHKLDKSCYTTDGTPTDCVMLAIHLLFKRRKPDMIISGINHGANMGDDVTYSGTVAAAIEGSILQIPSIAVSMAHHEPGIPMARAAKFVHKLLAIYDEMNLGPSTFLNVNLPPDNGRAYRKYEFCRLGVRQYKDIVIHKTDPRGKPYYWIGGRPKWKVDTGTDFETVSRGVIAITPLNMKFTDTEALARLKQTTLRL; encoded by the coding sequence ATGTCTAAACGCAAGCTTCGGATTTTACTTACCAATGACGACGGTTATTTCAGCGACGGAATCCGTGCGCTGCGAGAGGAGTTGTTGACCGAAGCGGAGGTGTTTGTCGTGGCGCCGGATCGGGAACAGTCCGCCAGCTCACATTCCCTGACGCTCAATCGCCCTCTGCGAATTCACAAACTGGACAAATCCTGCTACACTACCGACGGCACCCCCACCGATTGTGTGATGCTGGCGATTCACCTGTTGTTCAAGCGCCGAAAACCGGATATGATTATCTCGGGAATCAACCACGGAGCCAATATGGGCGACGATGTCACGTATTCCGGTACGGTCGCAGCGGCAATCGAGGGCTCGATTTTACAGATTCCGTCGATAGCCGTATCCATGGCGCATCATGAACCTGGAATACCAATGGCGCGAGCGGCTAAATTCGTGCATAAACTCCTGGCAATTTACGATGAAATGAACCTGGGTCCGAGTACGTTTCTGAATGTAAATTTACCGCCCGACAACGGTCGTGCCTACCGCAAGTACGAGTTTTGCCGCCTGGGCGTGCGGCAGTATAAAGATATCGTTATCCATAAGACCGATCCGCGGGGAAAACCATATTATTGGATTGGCGGGCGGCCAAAGTGGAAGGTCGATACCGGAACCGATTTTGAAACTGTCTCCCGTGGCGTAATAGCAATTACCCCGTTGAATATGAAATTTACCGATACGGAGGCTCTGGCCCGGTTGAAACAAACAACCCTGAGGCTTTAG
- a CDS encoding adenine phosphoribosyltransferase gives MTDFTKYIRSVPDFPKPGVLFYDITTLMKNPEGFRLALDELTSVVKAWEPSLILGIESRGFIFGAPLADRLHAGLVIARKPGKLPSRTVSSEYDLEYGKDSLEIHEDAIKPGDRVVIVDDLIATGGTLQAASHLVEELGGEVAGIAAVIDLSFLPWREKLSRYPVKYLVSYDSE, from the coding sequence ATGACTGACTTCACTAAATACATCAGATCCGTGCCGGACTTTCCCAAGCCCGGTGTTCTTTTCTATGATATAACGACGCTCATGAAAAATCCTGAGGGTTTCCGTCTGGCGCTGGATGAACTCACCTCTGTAGTGAAAGCATGGGAACCATCGCTCATTCTCGGGATCGAGTCACGCGGTTTTATCTTCGGAGCACCGCTGGCTGATCGACTTCATGCCGGGCTGGTAATCGCTCGCAAACCGGGAAAACTGCCATCTCGAACCGTTTCTTCCGAATACGATCTGGAATACGGCAAGGATAGCCTTGAAATTCACGAGGATGCTATCAAACCGGGTGACCGTGTCGTAATCGTTGATGATCTGATTGCAACGGGAGGAACGCTTCAGGCCGCATCTCACCTTGTCGAGGAGCTGGGGGGGGAAGTAGCCGGCATAGCTGCTGTAATTGACTTGTCATTTTTACCCTGGCGTGAGAAATTGAGCCGGTATCCGGTTAAATATCTCGTCAGTTATGACTCGGAGTAA
- a CDS encoding outer membrane protein transport protein — translation MKKCIGVVAVLLMVMTAAVMAQDETDDYSLQGSSYQDYYTFDFTGAGARAQGMGNAFIAVSDDITAGTWNPAGLVTIEGPMLSLSYGSIVPKGYTDYSGTVISGIQRFNHDRGLSGVSDLCFVAPFRVKGRPFVGSFSYNTEFTDLYQMAWLDSMQIPLTVSRNNIAVTEDFDLNTTDDRRFRARVASATFSFGTRLTSRLAAGLGVNVYTGHGTTEITHINYIHDYPVSPGEQPVLMTEDYYDVDTAKYSGIGFTLGLKYTVDKNSLAMVIKTPFDLRVKTNKSIYVINSINGLPQSTGTDTTFYDDILIKYHMPFMVALGYARQVNENLLVSATAEYRAFSSSKVRIRESYKLDQSGKTTETFSEVDPEWDDVFIFRIGTEYMKQTSFGLVPIRAGFGVVPTPIPNLDGSPTRVDLSAGTGIHWSQIHLDWAYTYSMIDRDFETTGLEIKVKNHDVGFTFTGYF, via the coding sequence ATGAAGAAGTGTATTGGCGTAGTGGCGGTTCTGCTAATGGTAATGACAGCGGCGGTTATGGCTCAAGATGAGACCGACGACTACTCGCTTCAGGGGAGTTCATACCAGGACTACTATACTTTTGACTTCACTGGTGCTGGGGCTCGCGCTCAAGGTATGGGCAATGCCTTCATCGCCGTGTCCGATGATATCACCGCCGGCACCTGGAATCCGGCCGGACTGGTGACGATTGAGGGGCCAATGCTCTCTCTCTCGTACGGATCGATCGTACCGAAGGGCTATACCGACTACAGCGGAACCGTGATCAGCGGTATTCAGCGGTTTAATCATGATCGCGGTCTTAGCGGTGTTTCGGACCTGTGTTTTGTGGCTCCGTTCCGAGTTAAGGGAAGACCGTTCGTAGGATCGTTCAGCTATAACACGGAATTTACCGATCTCTATCAAATGGCTTGGTTGGATTCGATGCAGATTCCCTTGACGGTATCACGCAATAACATTGCGGTAACCGAAGATTTCGATTTGAACACAACCGACGACCGTCGTTTCAGAGCTCGCGTGGCGAGTGCAACGTTCTCTTTCGGTACTCGTCTGACTTCGCGTCTAGCCGCCGGATTGGGAGTCAATGTGTATACCGGCCACGGGACTACGGAAATTACCCATATCAATTACATTCATGACTATCCGGTCTCACCTGGTGAGCAACCCGTACTCATGACCGAAGACTACTATGATGTGGATACCGCCAAGTATTCCGGAATCGGTTTCACGCTGGGTTTGAAATACACTGTAGATAAAAACAGTCTGGCGATGGTGATAAAGACTCCGTTCGATTTGAGAGTAAAGACCAATAAGTCTATCTACGTGATTAACAGTATTAACGGTCTTCCTCAGAGCACCGGTACTGATACCACTTTCTATGATGACATTCTGATAAAATACCATATGCCGTTCATGGTGGCTCTAGGTTACGCTCGCCAAGTTAACGAGAATTTACTGGTATCCGCTACGGCCGAATATCGTGCTTTCAGCTCTTCCAAGGTGCGGATACGGGAATCTTACAAACTCGATCAGTCCGGTAAAACGACCGAAACATTCTCCGAAGTCGATCCGGAATGGGATGATGTATTTATTTTCCGAATCGGAACGGAATACATGAAACAGACCAGTTTCGGTTTGGTGCCGATCCGTGCCGGTTTTGGTGTCGTTCCCACTCCGATACCCAATCTCGATGGCTCTCCCACACGTGTCGATCTTTCCGCCGGCACCGGGATTCACTGGAGTCAGATCCATCTTGACTGGGCTTACACCTACAGCATGATTGATCGTGATTTCGAGACTACCGGTCTTGAAATCAAGGTGAAGAACCACGATGTCGGCTTCACCTTTACCGGGTATTTCTAG
- a CDS encoding TIGR00725 family protein, whose amino-acid sequence MAAKRKPMIAVVGAGKCSKKLRDMAAVCGKLIAEKGGVIVCGGLGGIMEGAARGAREAGGTTVGILPSLYKDDANEYIDYSIPTGMGEARNVLVVRAADVVIAFPGKYGTLSEMAFALQAKKPVISVNAWRLSDEILHVDSPEEAADKAMSLAADILGDDLA is encoded by the coding sequence ATGGCTGCAAAACGTAAGCCGATGATAGCTGTTGTTGGGGCGGGGAAGTGCTCGAAGAAGCTGCGTGATATGGCCGCGGTTTGTGGCAAACTTATCGCCGAAAAAGGCGGTGTGATAGTCTGCGGCGGCCTTGGGGGGATAATGGAAGGAGCAGCTCGTGGCGCCCGGGAAGCGGGTGGCACGACAGTCGGCATTCTACCCTCACTCTACAAGGATGATGCCAACGAGTACATAGATTATTCCATACCTACCGGCATGGGTGAGGCACGCAATGTTTTAGTCGTTCGTGCGGCCGATGTTGTTATCGCTTTTCCCGGGAAGTACGGCACACTAAGCGAAATGGCCTTTGCATTGCAGGCTAAAAAACCCGTGATCTCGGTCAATGCCTGGCGTCTGAGCGATGAAATTTTACACGTCGATTCGCCTGAAGAAGCAGCTGATAAGGCCATGTCGCTGGCGGCCGATATCCTTGGAGACGACCTGGCTTGA
- a CDS encoding PorV/PorQ family protein, which translates to MGYRVLKKILLGWFLLVVLVALLGKVTVAATDAGRTAADFLKVGMGASSASMGDAYSAVAENVDAAYWNPAQLTYMSNSQVTLGHFEWYQDISVEQGAAGFNVNENLSMAFSMIYVGYGEIAATDYNGPTGEQITAYDWAAGLSAGYRLSDMFAFGLTAKYINQQLDDISAGTYAFDMGGSANFGRVTVAGVVANVGPDLEFDGVAEPLPTSARLGLAVRFFDDMLTTSVELDNQFDGDLTFRQGLQFTFDGQYYIRTGMNYIPGSFDKVSGSEAAIGAGIRMGRMQFDYSFTPDDRYTAGSLHRISLTLGVGE; encoded by the coding sequence ATGGGATACAGGGTTCTTAAGAAGATTTTACTCGGCTGGTTTTTACTGGTCGTTCTGGTAGCTCTCCTGGGCAAGGTTACAGTAGCTGCAACTGATGCCGGGAGAACAGCGGCTGATTTTCTAAAAGTCGGCATGGGGGCTTCTTCAGCATCGATGGGGGATGCTTACTCGGCAGTTGCTGAAAATGTCGATGCCGCCTATTGGAATCCGGCTCAGTTAACATATATGAGCAACAGTCAGGTGACCTTAGGGCATTTCGAGTGGTACCAGGATATCAGTGTCGAACAGGGAGCCGCTGGTTTCAATGTAAACGAAAACCTGTCCATGGCCTTTTCAATGATCTACGTCGGCTATGGAGAGATTGCCGCAACCGATTATAACGGTCCTACCGGTGAACAGATCACGGCCTATGACTGGGCGGCCGGTCTGTCGGCTGGATATCGTTTGAGTGATATGTTCGCCTTTGGTCTTACAGCTAAGTATATCAACCAGCAACTGGACGATATCTCTGCCGGTACTTATGCTTTCGATATGGGCGGATCAGCCAATTTCGGTCGCGTAACCGTGGCGGGGGTGGTGGCTAATGTCGGACCGGATTTGGAATTCGACGGAGTAGCTGAGCCGCTGCCGACTTCCGCGCGGTTAGGATTGGCCGTCAGGTTCTTCGATGATATGCTGACCACTTCAGTCGAATTGGATAATCAGTTCGATGGCGATCTGACCTTTAGACAGGGACTACAGTTTACCTTCGATGGTCAATACTATATAAGAACCGGAATGAACTACATCCCGGGTAGCTTTGATAAAGTCTCCGGATCTGAAGCGGCTATCGGCGCCGGTATAAGAATGGGTCGGATGCAGTTTGACTATTCTTTCACACCCGATGATCGCTATACGGCTGGAAGCTTGCACCGGATTTCTTTGACCTTAGGGGTGGGCGAATAA
- a CDS encoding glycoside hydrolase family 57 protein: MPEKKPIKLALLWHMHQPNYQEPGSNHLVLPWVRLHGTKDYLDMLMLATEQSSVKVTFNLVPSLLDQIDLYVQGGSDPHLDLSRMNASQLSPAQRTRVLETFFCAHPPTMIEPYPRYLQLYKKARSEANSDVLAALFSAEELRDLQVWSNLVWVDPLFRGDPLIARLFEQGRQYHEEQKQELLNWQLEHLKKIIPAYRKALDENRIDLSFTPYYHPILPLLCDTDVAREATPNLELPKHRFQHPEDAAWHIEKSMELFQTLFGRPMVGMWPSEGSISSQVAELARTKGIKWIASDEEVLRCSLEKSGLMVGGDAAHHVYEYTNGLKMFFRDHGLSDRIGFVYSGWDAARSTEDFVNTLHRMRDSLSPDQIEETVVPVILDGENAWEFFPNDGLSFLRRFYRTLAEDKLIEMVGMSDAAEKTPARRLPKLHAGSWINHNFRIWIGHHEDNAAWDLLWEAREALIAYEHDHPDMAEDVRQAAWKQLHIAEGSDWCWWYGDEHRGQNNEQFDVIYRHHLMGVYELLGLDIPIKLHTAIYNRGAALKPVLPDSLVTPTIDGRLTYFYEWAGAGYFDCLRSGGAMHRVDNLVSAIYFAYDHKRLYIRLDFTDRNGIDSLIKPKFQLLVQSTRPTTLNLDAKDCRTGINEPGVVCYLGQILEIGVDRSVIFDAGYGKVSIQISIFDDLDVVEEWPESNEISFEIAPPGDELFWPTYP; this comes from the coding sequence GTGCCGGAGAAAAAGCCGATCAAACTGGCGCTGCTGTGGCACATGCACCAGCCTAACTATCAGGAACCCGGGTCGAACCATCTGGTTCTGCCCTGGGTTCGTCTCCATGGAACCAAGGATTATTTGGATATGCTTATGCTGGCGACTGAGCAGTCGTCGGTGAAAGTAACGTTCAACCTGGTTCCGTCACTTCTCGATCAAATTGACCTCTATGTGCAAGGTGGGTCGGATCCTCATCTCGATCTCAGCCGGATGAATGCTTCACAGCTAAGTCCCGCACAACGGACAAGGGTCCTGGAGACGTTTTTCTGCGCTCACCCGCCAACCATGATCGAACCATACCCGCGCTATCTTCAGCTCTATAAAAAAGCTCGTTCGGAGGCCAACAGTGACGTTCTGGCAGCGCTGTTCTCCGCTGAGGAATTACGTGATTTGCAGGTATGGTCTAATTTAGTATGGGTAGATCCGTTGTTTCGCGGAGATCCGCTGATCGCGAGACTTTTTGAACAAGGTCGACAATACCACGAAGAACAGAAGCAAGAGCTCCTGAATTGGCAGTTGGAACACCTGAAAAAGATCATTCCCGCCTATCGAAAAGCGCTCGACGAGAACCGTATCGATCTTTCATTTACGCCTTATTACCATCCCATTCTACCGCTGCTTTGTGATACCGACGTTGCACGCGAGGCTACCCCTAATCTTGAACTACCCAAGCATCGCTTTCAACATCCCGAAGATGCCGCCTGGCATATTGAAAAGTCGATGGAGTTGTTTCAGACATTGTTCGGTCGTCCCATGGTCGGGATGTGGCCCTCAGAAGGATCAATTTCATCTCAGGTGGCGGAACTGGCCCGGACAAAGGGAATCAAGTGGATAGCCTCGGATGAGGAAGTCCTGCGCTGTTCGCTCGAAAAATCGGGATTGATGGTTGGCGGAGACGCTGCGCATCACGTTTATGAATATACCAACGGTCTGAAAATGTTCTTCCGTGATCACGGGCTTTCCGACCGAATAGGTTTTGTGTATTCCGGCTGGGATGCTGCGCGCTCTACGGAAGATTTCGTAAATACCTTGCACCGTATGCGTGATTCACTCAGCCCCGACCAAATCGAGGAAACCGTCGTACCGGTAATTCTGGACGGTGAGAATGCCTGGGAGTTTTTCCCTAACGATGGATTATCTTTCCTGAGACGTTTTTATCGGACGCTTGCCGAAGATAAATTGATCGAGATGGTGGGGATGTCTGACGCCGCGGAGAAAACCCCCGCGAGACGTTTGCCGAAACTGCACGCCGGTTCCTGGATCAATCATAACTTCAGAATCTGGATCGGGCATCATGAAGACAATGCCGCCTGGGATCTTCTCTGGGAGGCTCGTGAGGCGTTGATCGCTTATGAGCACGATCATCCTGATATGGCTGAGGATGTCCGCCAGGCAGCGTGGAAGCAATTACATATTGCCGAGGGTTCCGATTGGTGTTGGTGGTACGGCGACGAACATCGCGGTCAAAACAATGAGCAGTTCGATGTCATCTATCGCCACCACCTCATGGGAGTATACGAATTGCTCGGATTGGACATTCCGATTAAGTTGCACACGGCTATATATAACCGCGGGGCAGCGCTTAAACCGGTTTTGCCCGACAGTCTGGTAACTCCGACCATTGATGGTCGTCTGACATATTTCTACGAGTGGGCAGGGGCAGGATATTTCGATTGTCTCCGCTCCGGCGGAGCAATGCATCGAGTCGACAACCTGGTGTCGGCTATCTACTTCGCCTACGATCACAAACGTTTGTATATTCGTCTTGACTTTACCGATAGAAACGGCATAGACTCATTAATAAAGCCGAAGTTTCAGCTCCTGGTTCAATCGACGCGTCCGACTACTTTGAACCTGGATGCCAAAGACTGCCGCACCGGAATTAACGAACCTGGAGTAGTCTGTTATTTAGGACAGATACTCGAGATCGGTGTTGACAGATCGGTTATTTTTGATGCCGGTTACGGTAAGGTTTCGATCCAGATCAGCATTTTCGATGATCTGGATGTCGTGGAAGAATGGCCGGAATCGAATGAGATAAGTTTTGAGATCGCTCCGCCGGGTGATGAGTTGTTCTGGCCCACTTATCCCTGA